A region from the Leptospira neocaledonica genome encodes:
- a CDS encoding SpoIIE family protein phosphatase, with protein MDPLFFNFYSFGSILIVLYFLYAAFFFLTIKERSMAAFHLGVCALTTVFHNIGYFWGFISFDESTIFHRAIAVAGPLMSFTQLVGFFIYFPEPRKKGVLPGLVFYWLLYLGVLVVTGYYIFICWDAPRSFVPGSHYWDYEVHVFYSYFIYIILFYEVCYLVIGIWKAIIETGKERRSVIYILLSYAVITVVPGILNALSRNGTVARATYQQSFNLGMVTGMFLIMIVYVNATKERTTILNRIVGVSLATFFVCYQLVGYSILNGYERSYDEMKRRDSSIAVQEGKDPQGLAYIVSYDPEKNEFRSEKGTKDPRFKKEDELEIRFFREKQKISNLGSLPAKERLERTEKILETSPSDFKAYATGVRSFLKSKNNDTVKDSDIEEYFRSIYGKLNIIRNKYSRLPDRKKQKSIEGLLVSPDPGLSETLAYVKQSAIQAVNSEKSAEQVSKIVLNSLAPIHFVGERIYRGTRIYSPSDPKPVMYLSYYFVPNLGGKIYEVGFEYKDYRIFQHDPSFILVASMVLTFFVIVIGFRFFFQNAIVTPMDEVVVGLTEVNSGNLEYRLTPRVEDEIGFIARSFNRMARSIQAARKRLEKYADELEEKVKDRTKELAKTLEEVNELKQQQDGDYFLTSLLIKPLGANKAVSENIKVDFLIEQKKKFSFRRFNDEIGGDMNISNQITLRGQRYVVFLNADAMGKSMQGAGGALVLGAVCESIIERTRIVESMKEQSPERWLKNAFIELHKVFESFEGSMLVSSVIGLIDENSGTLYYINAEHPWTVLFRDGKAGFIEQDLMFRKLGTTGMDGKISVKTFQLLPGDVIIAGSDGRDDILIGSDDEGARIINDDEKLFLKLIEEGNGELSNIYESIHKVGSLTDDLSLVRISFKEEGGIERIREKEKIRQLLRKAKEKSQDKNIKEALSLLEEADSLDNRLPEVKKGLLKYHIRLKNYSKASQFAEEYLNIRPVDKEILFIASYVARRARQFQKAQDFGERLLLREPEHVRNLINLTRISIALRNYERAKELLREAQRLEPENSQIIKIKQALDRI; from the coding sequence ATGGATCCGTTATTCTTTAACTTTTACTCTTTCGGTTCGATCTTAATCGTTCTATACTTTCTATATGCCGCTTTCTTCTTTCTTACGATTAAAGAGAGAAGTATGGCCGCCTTTCATTTAGGAGTCTGTGCTTTAACCACAGTTTTCCATAATATAGGTTATTTCTGGGGCTTTATCTCCTTCGACGAAAGCACAATTTTTCATAGGGCTATAGCGGTTGCAGGGCCATTGATGAGTTTTACCCAATTAGTGGGGTTTTTCATTTATTTTCCTGAGCCTAGAAAGAAAGGGGTCTTACCTGGTTTAGTTTTTTATTGGCTTCTTTATCTTGGAGTATTAGTAGTCACAGGATATTATATTTTTATTTGTTGGGATGCTCCTAGATCTTTCGTACCCGGAAGCCATTATTGGGATTATGAGGTCCATGTATTTTACAGTTACTTTATATATATAATTTTATTTTACGAAGTCTGTTATCTTGTGATCGGAATCTGGAAGGCGATCATAGAGACAGGAAAAGAGAGAAGATCCGTAATTTATATTCTTCTTAGCTATGCTGTGATCACAGTGGTTCCTGGAATTTTAAACGCACTAAGTCGAAACGGAACAGTTGCACGTGCTACATACCAACAATCTTTTAACCTGGGAATGGTTACTGGAATGTTTCTGATCATGATAGTGTATGTGAACGCTACCAAAGAGAGAACCACGATCCTCAATCGTATCGTTGGAGTTTCTTTAGCCACATTCTTTGTATGTTATCAATTGGTAGGATATTCTATTCTGAACGGATACGAAAGATCCTATGATGAGATGAAAAGAAGAGACAGTTCTATTGCGGTCCAGGAAGGAAAGGATCCGCAAGGCCTTGCATATATAGTTTCTTACGATCCTGAAAAAAATGAATTTCGATCCGAGAAAGGGACTAAAGATCCTAGATTTAAAAAAGAAGACGAATTAGAAATCCGTTTCTTTAGAGAAAAACAAAAGATCTCTAATTTAGGAAGTTTACCTGCAAAGGAACGATTGGAAAGAACGGAAAAAATCCTGGAAACTTCTCCAAGTGATTTTAAAGCTTATGCTACCGGCGTTCGGTCCTTTCTAAAATCTAAAAATAACGATACCGTAAAAGATTCCGATATAGAAGAGTATTTCCGTAGTATATATGGAAAACTGAATATTATTCGAAATAAATATTCTAGACTTCCTGACCGCAAAAAACAAAAATCCATAGAAGGATTGCTTGTCTCTCCAGATCCCGGATTGTCCGAAACATTGGCTTATGTAAAACAATCCGCGATCCAGGCGGTAAATTCGGAAAAATCTGCGGAACAAGTCTCAAAAATTGTATTAAATTCATTGGCCCCTATACATTTTGTGGGGGAACGGATTTATCGAGGAACTAGGATCTATTCTCCTTCTGATCCTAAGCCTGTAATGTATCTATCCTATTATTTTGTTCCGAATCTCGGCGGAAAAATTTACGAAGTAGGATTCGAATATAAGGATTATAGAATATTCCAACACGATCCAAGTTTTATTTTGGTAGCTTCCATGGTTCTGACATTCTTCGTGATTGTGATCGGATTCAGGTTCTTCTTCCAAAATGCGATCGTAACACCTATGGACGAAGTGGTCGTGGGGTTAACCGAAGTGAATTCGGGAAATTTAGAATATAGACTGACTCCTCGAGTGGAGGATGAGATCGGATTTATCGCCAGATCTTTCAATAGAATGGCGAGAAGCATCCAAGCTGCCAGAAAAAGGCTCGAGAAATACGCGGACGAATTGGAAGAAAAAGTAAAAGATAGAACCAAAGAATTAGCAAAAACTTTAGAAGAAGTGAACGAGCTCAAGCAGCAGCAGGACGGGGATTATTTCCTTACTTCACTTTTGATCAAACCTTTGGGCGCAAATAAGGCAGTTTCTGAAAACATTAAAGTAGATTTTTTAATAGAACAAAAGAAAAAATTCAGCTTCCGAAGATTTAACGATGAGATTGGCGGAGATATGAATATCTCTAATCAGATCACACTCAGAGGACAGCGTTATGTGGTATTCTTAAATGCGGACGCTATGGGAAAATCCATGCAAGGAGCCGGTGGAGCCTTGGTTTTGGGAGCCGTATGCGAATCGATCATAGAAAGGACTCGGATCGTGGAATCCATGAAAGAGCAGTCTCCCGAAAGATGGCTGAAAAACGCGTTTATAGAATTACATAAGGTATTCGAAAGTTTCGAAGGTTCTATGTTAGTGTCATCAGTAATTGGACTGATAGATGAAAATTCTGGAACATTATATTATATTAATGCAGAACATCCTTGGACCGTACTTTTTCGAGATGGAAAGGCAGGTTTTATAGAACAGGACCTAATGTTCAGAAAATTGGGAACCACTGGAATGGATGGAAAAATTTCAGTGAAAACATTCCAGTTATTACCGGGCGATGTAATTATAGCAGGCTCAGATGGACGAGATGATATTCTTATCGGAAGTGATGACGAAGGTGCAAGGATCATCAATGACGACGAAAAACTTTTCCTAAAACTAATAGAAGAAGGAAATGGTGAACTTTCTAATATATACGAATCTATACATAAAGTAGGTTCTTTAACTGACGACTTGTCTTTGGTTCGGATCTCTTTCAAAGAAGAAGGAGGAATCGAAAGAATTCGCGAGAAGGAAAAGATCAGGCAACTTCTTAGGAAGGCAAAAGAAAAATCCCAAGATAAGAATATCAAAGAAGCATTATCTTTATTGGAAGAAGCAGATTCACTAGACAATCGTCTACCTGAAGTAAAGAAAGGGTTACTTAAGTATCATATTCGATTGAAGAATTATTCAAAGGCTTCTCAGTTTGCGGAAGAATATTTGAACATCCGTCCTGTGGATAAAGAGATCTTATTCATCGCTTCTTATGTAGCGAGAAGAGCCAGACAATTCCAAAAAGCCCAGGATTTCGGTGAGAGATTGCTTTTAAGAGAACCGGAACATGTTAGAAATTTGATCAATTTAACTAGGATCTCTATCGCTTTACGAAATTATGAAAGAGCAAAAGAGCTTTTAAGAGAAGCTCAGAGATTAGAGCCGGAAAATTCCCAAATCATAAAGATTAAACAAGCTTTAGACAGAATATAA
- a CDS encoding acyltransferase family protein, with protein sequence MKEYFLGIFRSDEREIAPFNGLRTLGFFMLIYGHMYRTVYTFIPDIDPNLRNFLNNGSACLDLFFPLSGFLIASPLFAELESKGTINWKFFYLKRSLRIFPPFYVFLILQYFIFIPIILKSVPAELAAQIEVAKTKIWFDFLYLSDYYKGTMFHGWSLSLEEQFYILFPIFLLIIFRYVPKHLRLGFLIFITLLPLIYRAIFMYTVILKTSGSESVDLYNANFYYPFHGHIDSILYGIIFAYIFNFHKGWIEKALQSGPWANYLHAGLWLVILIYSALVNEFEMGFHQIIRFPSFALLWIGILILCMRKEDPIGKFLSWKGFSPFAKLSYCAYIIHIVVMTPISRRLLFADRKLEQHEFLLYTIPVGLSVFFFAYFYHLITEKPFAILKDKLIARYKVKMTSEVFREQMQKVS encoded by the coding sequence ATGAAAGAATATTTCCTAGGAATTTTTAGATCCGACGAAAGGGAGATCGCGCCTTTTAACGGGTTAAGAACCTTGGGCTTTTTTATGCTGATCTACGGACATATGTATCGTACTGTGTATACTTTCATCCCAGATATTGATCCTAATCTAAGAAATTTTCTGAATAACGGGTCTGCATGCCTGGACTTGTTTTTTCCTTTAAGCGGATTCTTAATTGCCAGTCCACTGTTTGCAGAATTGGAATCAAAAGGCACTATCAACTGGAAATTTTTCTATTTAAAACGTTCTTTGCGAATATTTCCTCCATTTTATGTTTTTTTAATTTTACAGTATTTTATTTTCATTCCTATTATTCTAAAAAGTGTCCCCGCAGAACTGGCTGCTCAAATCGAAGTCGCCAAAACCAAAATCTGGTTCGATTTTCTTTATCTTTCTGACTATTATAAAGGAACGATGTTTCACGGTTGGTCTCTCTCATTAGAGGAACAATTCTATATCCTTTTTCCGATCTTTCTTTTAATTATTTTCCGATATGTTCCGAAACATCTTAGATTGGGGTTTTTGATCTTTATTACGCTACTTCCTTTAATCTATCGTGCGATCTTCATGTACACTGTGATCCTAAAAACCTCAGGTTCCGAAAGTGTAGATCTGTACAATGCGAATTTTTATTACCCATTCCACGGACATATAGATTCTATTCTTTATGGAATTATATTCGCATATATATTCAATTTTCATAAAGGATGGATCGAAAAGGCACTTCAGTCAGGGCCCTGGGCAAATTATCTACACGCAGGACTTTGGTTAGTAATACTAATATATTCTGCCTTGGTGAACGAATTTGAAATGGGATTTCATCAAATTATTCGTTTTCCAAGCTTTGCTCTATTATGGATTGGAATCTTAATTCTTTGCATGAGAAAAGAAGATCCGATTGGGAAATTCCTTTCATGGAAAGGTTTCTCTCCTTTTGCGAAATTATCCTACTGCGCTTATATCATCCATATCGTGGTGATGACGCCTATTTCCAGAAGGTTACTTTTCGCAGATAGAAAACTTGAACAACATGAATTCTTGCTTTATACTATCCCGGTTGGATTGTCCGTTTTCTTCTTCGCATATTTCTATCATTTAATCACTGAAAAACCGTTTGCAATTCTCAAAGATAAATTGATCGCAAGATACAAAGTTAAGATGACCTCCGAAGTTTTCAGAGAACAAATGCAGAAGGTTTCCTGA
- a CDS encoding STAS domain-containing protein: MEITVQGDIHIIKISGSILQSDSEELDRNLSDHNFEPSPKIIIDLTEVSHICSTALGILVSYKKKFNSAEGDIIIVVNDDDLLQLFEITMLDKVFKVLPTIEDAFDEFKLGN; the protein is encoded by the coding sequence ATGGAAATAACGGTTCAAGGCGACATCCACATCATTAAAATTTCCGGATCCATTCTGCAATCCGATAGCGAGGAACTGGACCGCAACCTGAGCGACCACAATTTCGAACCTTCTCCTAAGATCATAATCGATCTTACTGAGGTGAGTCATATTTGCTCAACTGCGTTGGGGATCCTAGTCTCTTACAAAAAAAAGTTCAACTCCGCAGAAGGAGATATTATCATCGTAGTAAACGACGACGATCTTCTCCAACTATTCGAGATCACAATGTTGGACAAAGTGTTCAAAGTTCTTCCTACTATCGAAGATGCTTTTGACGAGTTCAAATTGGGAAATTGA
- the rdgB gene encoding RdgB/HAM1 family non-canonical purine NTP pyrophosphatase — MKSLSLASNNSHKVREIRAILSPLGFTLSTPKELGIDFGPEETGKTFTENALLKARELFSLSKLPSLADDSGICVETLGGEPGVYSARFGGEGLDDEGRARLLLKKMEGQKNRNAKYVCVIALVTSEGEFTFEGECPGLISDIYDASGNGFGYDPIFYYPPFSAHFSQVSDEKKNSVSHRKKALDELVKYLKTYS; from the coding sequence TTGAAGTCCCTTTCTTTAGCCTCCAACAACTCCCATAAAGTTCGCGAAATTCGAGCCATCCTTTCTCCTTTAGGGTTTACCTTATCAACCCCGAAGGAGTTAGGAATCGATTTCGGTCCGGAAGAAACCGGCAAAACTTTTACCGAGAATGCTCTTCTTAAAGCTAGAGAATTATTCTCCCTTTCCAAACTTCCTTCCTTAGCCGACGATTCCGGAATTTGTGTAGAAACTTTAGGCGGAGAACCTGGAGTCTATTCTGCTCGTTTTGGTGGAGAAGGTTTAGACGACGAAGGAAGAGCTAGGCTTCTTTTGAAAAAAATGGAAGGGCAAAAAAACCGAAACGCAAAATACGTCTGCGTGATCGCGTTAGTCACTTCGGAAGGAGAATTTACTTTCGAAGGAGAATGTCCAGGACTGATCTCCGATATTTATGATGCAAGTGGAAACGGATTCGGATACGATCCTATTTTTTATTACCCACCCTTCTCCGCTCATTTTTCTCAAGTCTCAGATGAGAAAAAAAACTCAGTTTCTCATCGTAAAAAAGCCTTGGATGAATTAGTAAAATATCTGAAAACATATTCATAA
- a CDS encoding ATP-binding cassette domain-containing protein translates to MISVSGLSLNFGKKILFENVTVKFKESCRYGLIGANGSGKSTFMKILAGMEQAAAGSVAIDGGIKVGYLKQDHYEYENETVLNTVMMGNKELWTIAQERDEIYSKPEMSDEDGIRVSELEEAFGEMGGYEAESVAGELLEGLGIPTNIHSQTLSFLTGGFKLRVLLAQVLFQKPDVLLLDEPTNHLDIKTIHWLESFLLNYKGVVIVISHDRHFINSVASHICDLDYQTMTVYPGNYDEYMEASQAARERAQSDNKRSKEKIAELQEFVSRFSANAAKSKQATSRQKMIEKIKDNMAEIRPSSRLFPYIVFKMKRVLGKDVILADNISKAYEDRVIFKDFTINITKGEKIAIIGTNGVGKTTLLKTLMKQIEPDSGAVAFGDSVEASTFPQDHREGIGEDADSIIEWLYRYAPPGTEMEEIRAVLGRMLFSGDMAKKPTQVLSGGEKSRIILGKMIMAQDNLLALDEPTNHLDLESIESLNYALTKFEGTILFVSHDREFISSIATRVLEVTTEGIRDFKGTYEEFLEREGQEFYKRLAGGPVLTEAQ, encoded by the coding sequence ATGATCAGCGTTTCGGGTCTGTCTCTGAATTTCGGAAAGAAAATTCTTTTTGAAAACGTTACTGTTAAATTTAAGGAAAGCTGCAGATACGGTCTGATCGGAGCTAACGGTTCCGGTAAATCCACTTTTATGAAAATCCTTGCCGGAATGGAACAAGCTGCTGCAGGTTCCGTTGCTATTGATGGTGGGATCAAAGTAGGTTACTTAAAACAGGATCATTACGAATACGAAAACGAAACAGTATTGAATACTGTGATGATGGGAAATAAAGAACTTTGGACAATCGCCCAAGAAAGAGACGAAATTTATTCCAAACCTGAAATGTCCGACGAGGATGGGATTCGAGTTTCCGAATTAGAAGAAGCTTTCGGAGAGATGGGCGGATACGAGGCAGAAAGTGTCGCAGGTGAATTATTAGAAGGTTTAGGAATTCCGACAAATATTCACAGCCAAACACTTTCCTTCTTAACTGGCGGATTTAAACTTAGAGTATTACTTGCTCAGGTCTTATTCCAAAAACCGGATGTTCTACTTTTGGATGAGCCTACCAACCACTTGGATATCAAGACCATTCACTGGTTGGAATCTTTCTTACTGAATTATAAGGGAGTTGTTATTGTTATCTCCCACGACCGTCACTTCATCAACTCAGTTGCTTCTCATATCTGCGACTTAGATTATCAAACGATGACCGTTTATCCTGGAAATTACGACGAGTACATGGAAGCTTCCCAGGCTGCCAGAGAAAGAGCTCAATCTGATAATAAAAGATCAAAAGAAAAAATTGCAGAATTACAAGAGTTCGTAAGTAGATTTAGCGCGAACGCAGCAAAATCTAAACAAGCTACTTCTCGTCAAAAGATGATCGAGAAGATTAAAGATAATATGGCGGAGATCAGACCTTCTTCCAGATTATTTCCATATATAGTTTTCAAAATGAAACGAGTTTTGGGTAAGGACGTAATTCTTGCGGACAATATCTCCAAAGCTTACGAAGACAGAGTTATCTTTAAAGACTTTACGATCAATATCACCAAAGGGGAGAAGATCGCGATCATCGGAACAAACGGTGTCGGAAAAACTACTCTTTTAAAAACTCTGATGAAGCAGATCGAGCCTGATAGCGGAGCGGTTGCGTTTGGAGATTCTGTGGAAGCTTCTACCTTTCCACAGGATCATAGAGAAGGTATCGGCGAAGACGCTGACTCTATTATAGAATGGTTATATAGATATGCTCCTCCAGGCACCGAGATGGAAGAGATTCGAGCCGTTTTAGGAAGAATGCTCTTCAGCGGGGACATGGCTAAAAAACCAACCCAGGTACTTTCCGGAGGAGAAAAATCCAGGATCATTTTAGGAAAGATGATCATGGCACAAGATAATCTTCTGGCATTGGATGAACCTACCAACCACTTGGATTTGGAATCCATCGAATCCTTGAACTATGCATTGACCAAGTTTGAAGGAACCATCTTGTTCGTTTCTCATGATAGAGAGTTCATAAGTTCGATTGCAACCCGAGTTCTGGAAGTTACCACAGAAGGTATCAGAGACTTTAAAGGAACTTACGAAGAGTTCCTAGAAAGAGAAGGCCAAGAATTTTACAAACGTCTGGCAGGTGGGCCTGTTCTTACGGAAGCTCAGTAA
- a CDS encoding OmpA/MotB family protein — MKTNLGILTFVLVSTSLLSNCVSQSKYDALQAMYDEKARDLSNLEKDKSSLQRSVEDMKRIQEETERRIADYRSLLESFKGMIDSGKLKIRIVDGRMVVILSSDILFPPGSASLSSKGIDAIKEVTGILSSLHGRRFQVEGHTDDVPTGIKGYSNWELASARALTVLHTMVKSGMPEDRISAASMGSSRPSVPNTSVENRTANRRIEIVIVPDLSNLPGIEELRKLSE, encoded by the coding sequence ATGAAAACGAATCTGGGTATTCTTACCTTTGTATTGGTCTCGACTTCCCTTCTGTCCAACTGCGTTTCCCAATCCAAATATGACGCCTTACAAGCAATGTACGACGAAAAAGCAAGAGATCTCTCCAATTTGGAAAAAGACAAATCTTCTCTCCAGAGATCCGTAGAAGATATGAAAAGGATCCAAGAAGAAACGGAAAGAAGGATCGCTGATTACAGAAGCTTATTAGAAAGTTTTAAAGGAATGATCGATTCTGGAAAACTTAAGATCCGGATCGTAGATGGAAGAATGGTGGTTATACTATCTTCTGATATATTATTCCCTCCTGGCTCAGCGAGTTTATCTTCTAAGGGAATTGATGCAATTAAAGAAGTCACAGGGATCTTATCGTCTCTTCATGGAAGAAGATTCCAAGTAGAAGGTCATACGGACGATGTGCCCACCGGTATCAAAGGATATTCCAACTGGGAGCTTGCATCTGCAAGAGCTTTAACTGTATTACATACTATGGTTAAGTCTGGGATGCCTGAAGATAGGATCAGTGCGGCCTCTATGGGATCCTCTCGTCCTTCTGTTCCGAATACAAGTGTTGAAAATAGAACTGCGAATCGAAGGATAGAAATTGTAATCGTTCCAGACTTATCTAATCTACCTGGGATCGAAGAATTACGCAAATTGAGCGAATAG
- a CDS encoding TetR/AcrR family transcriptional regulator: MKKKDGSPVYPTNGVFRNSRERILEGAAIAFARKGFHGTSLREISRECGLEQPSIYHHFHSKENLFRKALVATHLMILNDIRSRVIKDKGLREEVVSVFRAISDIARQFPDRAKLPFSLVYSAPENLVQEYTNHYGAQYRKLLDAAVDRNPPAKNAELKLSLLVDLLHSLILSISSVRFFEDRVRGLEDRIDHILLT; this comes from the coding sequence GTGAAAAAGAAGGACGGTAGCCCTGTCTACCCCACAAATGGTGTGTTCAGAAATTCTCGAGAGAGAATTTTAGAAGGCGCTGCGATAGCTTTTGCCCGTAAGGGTTTCCATGGAACTTCCCTGAGAGAAATCAGCAGAGAATGCGGGTTGGAGCAGCCTAGTATCTATCATCATTTCCATTCCAAAGAAAACTTGTTCAGAAAAGCGTTGGTTGCCACTCATTTGATGATATTGAACGATATCCGAAGCAGAGTGATAAAAGACAAAGGTTTAAGAGAAGAAGTTGTATCGGTATTCCGGGCAATTTCGGATATCGCAAGGCAGTTCCCTGATAGAGCCAAACTTCCGTTCAGCTTGGTTTATTCTGCCCCCGAAAATCTGGTCCAAGAATACACGAACCATTACGGGGCCCAATATAGAAAGTTATTGGATGCGGCTGTAGATCGTAATCCCCCTGCTAAAAATGCGGAACTAAAGCTTTCCCTTCTCGTGGACTTATTGCATAGTTTGATACTTTCCATCTCCTCGGTGAGATTTTTTGAGGATCGAGTCAGGGGTTTGGAAGATAGGATCGATCATATCCTTCTTACTTAA
- the ccrA gene encoding crotonyl-CoA carboxylase/reductase, translated as MSAPEIVPIGQLPPLGVVPKKMHAQVIRPERFGDPIKSIQPEEIDVPEIAPDEVLVAVMAAGINYNNVWAGLGFPVDVIGARNKKGEPEKFHIGGSDASGIVYKVGSEVKNVKVGDEVVLHCGIWDKKDPWVKEGKDPMFAPSQLIWAYETNWGSFAQFCKVQDHQCLPKPKHLSWEEAAAYMLVGATAYRMLHHWKPNDVKPGDVVLIWGGAGGLGAMAIQIVKAAGGIPIAVVSSDDKIDFCKKLGAAGVINRNNFKHWGALTSDINKPEVFVEWTKQAREFGKAIWDIAGKGNNPKIVFEHPGETTIPTSVFVCETGGMVVICAGTTGYNATVDLRYLWMRQKRLQGSHFANDENAAGLNQLVIDKKVDPALSHTYKFEETAQAHQLMKENKHPSGNMSILVGADKLGLGRK; from the coding sequence ATGAGCGCACCTGAAATCGTACCAATTGGCCAACTCCCTCCATTAGGAGTGGTCCCTAAAAAAATGCATGCACAGGTCATCCGACCAGAGCGTTTTGGTGATCCAATCAAGTCCATCCAGCCGGAAGAGATAGATGTTCCTGAAATCGCACCGGACGAAGTGCTGGTTGCTGTTATGGCAGCCGGAATTAATTATAATAACGTTTGGGCCGGACTCGGATTTCCAGTCGATGTGATCGGAGCTAGAAATAAGAAAGGCGAGCCTGAGAAGTTTCATATCGGCGGTTCGGACGCATCCGGAATCGTTTATAAAGTAGGTTCCGAAGTTAAGAATGTAAAAGTAGGAGACGAGGTCGTCCTACACTGCGGGATCTGGGATAAAAAAGATCCGTGGGTCAAAGAAGGAAAAGATCCTATGTTTGCACCTTCCCAATTGATTTGGGCATATGAAACTAACTGGGGATCCTTCGCACAATTCTGTAAAGTCCAAGACCACCAATGTCTTCCTAAACCAAAACATCTTTCTTGGGAAGAAGCAGCTGCTTATATGCTCGTTGGAGCAACCGCATATAGAATGCTTCACCATTGGAAACCGAACGATGTAAAACCAGGAGACGTGGTTTTAATCTGGGGAGGAGCCGGTGGACTCGGAGCCATGGCAATCCAGATCGTGAAGGCGGCCGGTGGAATTCCAATCGCTGTAGTATCTTCCGATGATAAGATCGACTTCTGTAAAAAACTTGGCGCTGCCGGAGTGATTAACAGAAACAATTTCAAACATTGGGGCGCTCTCACTTCCGATATCAATAAGCCTGAAGTATTTGTAGAATGGACCAAACAAGCCAGAGAATTCGGAAAGGCGATCTGGGACATCGCAGGAAAAGGAAATAATCCTAAGATCGTATTCGAACATCCAGGCGAAACCACCATCCCTACTTCCGTATTCGTATGCGAAACTGGAGGAATGGTAGTTATCTGTGCCGGAACCACAGGTTATAACGCAACCGTAGATTTAAGATATCTATGGATGCGCCAAAAACGTTTGCAAGGTTCTCACTTCGCTAACGACGAGAACGCAGCGGGCTTAAACCAACTCGTAATCGACAAGAAGGTGGATCCTGCCCTCTCTCATACATATAAGTTTGAAGAGACTGCGCAAGCTCACCAGTTGATGAAAGAAAACAAACACCCTTCAGGAAACATGAGTATCCTAGTGGGTGCCGACAAATTAGGATTAGGTAGAAAGTAA
- a CDS encoding zinc-dependent alcohol dehydrogenase family protein translates to MKAVQLSSFGKENLSLIDLPDPGKPGPGEVLVRFRAASLNFRDYLVVQGKYNPKFPVPMVPCSDGAGEIVEVGEDVVDIKSGDKVNATFAPYWLSGAADKHQLRTTLGGPLDGTLRQYAILPTTGVVPMPPHLSFEEAATLPCAALTAWSSFFVENKLQKGESVVVQGTGGVSLFALQFAKAVGATVYLTSSSDEKLEKGKSLGADHLINYKNITSWGEKIRELTGGEGADHIVEVGGAGTLEQSIKAVKLFGTIHLIGILAGAIKDLNLLPIVMNQIKVQGIVVGHRQGFLEMNQAVEKWKLKPVVDKIFELSEFKDALEYLKDGKHFGKIVVRIP, encoded by the coding sequence ATGAAAGCGGTCCAACTTTCCTCTTTCGGAAAAGAAAATCTCTCCTTAATCGATTTACCAGACCCAGGCAAGCCAGGCCCGGGAGAAGTTCTAGTCCGTTTTAGAGCGGCTTCCCTAAATTTCAGAGACTACCTAGTAGTACAAGGAAAGTATAATCCCAAGTTTCCGGTTCCGATGGTGCCATGCAGCGACGGGGCAGGAGAAATCGTAGAAGTGGGAGAAGATGTAGTCGATATAAAATCCGGAGATAAGGTAAACGCGACCTTTGCTCCGTACTGGTTATCGGGGGCCGCAGACAAACACCAACTCAGAACCACACTAGGCGGGCCTCTGGACGGAACCTTAAGACAATACGCAATCCTTCCCACAACAGGCGTCGTTCCTATGCCTCCTCATCTCAGTTTTGAAGAAGCGGCTACATTGCCTTGCGCCGCCCTAACCGCTTGGTCTTCCTTTTTTGTGGAGAACAAACTTCAAAAAGGTGAATCAGTCGTAGTCCAAGGAACCGGCGGAGTTTCCTTATTCGCATTACAATTCGCTAAAGCAGTTGGAGCGACAGTTTATCTGACTTCTTCTTCCGATGAAAAACTGGAAAAAGGAAAATCCTTAGGTGCTGACCATCTGATCAACTACAAAAACATCACTTCCTGGGGAGAAAAGATCAGAGAATTAACCGGCGGAGAAGGAGCCGATCATATCGTCGAAGTCGGCGGAGCCGGAACTTTGGAACAATCCATCAAAGCGGTGAAACTTTTCGGCACAATCCATCTGATCGGAATATTAGCCGGTGCGATCAAAGATTTGAACTTATTACCGATCGTAATGAATCAAATCAAAGTGCAAGGAATCGTAGTCGGTCATAGACAAGGATTTTTAGAAATGAACCAAGCCGTGGAAAAATGGAAATTGAAACCGGTTGTGGATAAAATTTTCGAACTTTCAGAATTTAAAGATGCTTTGGAATATCTGAAAGACGGAAAACATTTCGGAAAGATCGTAGTTCGAATTCCTTAA